In the Astatotilapia calliptera chromosome 5, fAstCal1.2, whole genome shotgun sequence genome, one interval contains:
- the LOC113021676 gene encoding PAK4-inhibitor inka2-like, whose product MLCLGDSSDCLRDHMQYMRRSLQDLKQISRPRPLSEPCVQSFAVTRLYKQRAQQERLTRLRASDASEASTYDSACCLASPLEEEEEQQEHERLKQGSPSSEKSVDFDSGYSEASWPDEGVVLRRTRNIRVSSSACLRTNRGPSGRIRPKSTSDACLERWTSFEASEQQDWTTMLLSRSRNRQPLVLGDNSFADLIKNWMDLPELPEPAEQKPNAGRRLAKDILVNMRRKLAGVSKGVEMRQRPGDSTKGCRSAEASKRMSCPVGLQGLKPFFHQSHTGLHTLDTDFYQFTALMKTGSRQPIICNDIIGYI is encoded by the exons ATG CTGTGTTTAGGAGATTCTTCTGACTGCCTCCGGGACCACATGCAGTACATGAGGAGATCCCTGCAGGATTTGAAGCAGATAAGCAGGCCGAGGCCACTTAGCGAACCATGTGTTCAGTCTTTCGCTGTCACTCGGTTATACAAACAGAGGGCACAGCAAGAGCGACTCACTCGACTGCGTGCTTCTGATGCCAGTGAAGCCAGCACCTATGACTCTGCCTGCTGCCTGGCCAGCCCactggaagaggaggaagagcaaCAGGAGCatgaaaggctgaaacaggGCTCTCCCAGCAGTGAGAAGAGTGTGGACTTTGACTCAGGTTACTCTGAAGCTTCTTGGCCTGATGAAGGCGTGGTGCTGAGGAGGACCAGAAACATACGAGTTTCTTCTTCTGCCTGTCTCCGCACAAACAGAGGACCTTCTGGTCGTATCCGACCCAAATCAACATCAGACGCCTGTCTGGAGCGCTGGACATCATTCGAGGCCAGTGAGCAACAGGACTGGACGACAATGCTGCTGAGCCGCAGCAGGAACAGACAGCCCTTGGTTCTGGGTGACAACAGTTTTGCTGACCTAATAAAGAATTGGATGGACCTACCGGAGCTTCCTGAGCCAGCAGAACAAAAACCAAATGCAGGCCGACGTCTTGCCAAAGACATTCTGGTTAACATGCGCCGAAAACTTGCAGGGGTGTCCAAAGGTGTGGAGATGAGGCAGAGACCAGGAGACTCCACCAAGGGCTGCAGGAGTGCAGAGGCTTCTAAACGAATGTCCTGTCCCGTGGGACTCCAAGGACTCAAACCTTTCTTTCACCAGTCCCACACAGGTCTACATACACTGGACACTGATTTTTACCAGTTCACCGCTCTCATGAAGACAGGGAGCCGGCAGCCCATCATATGCAATGACATCATTGGCTACATCTGA